AGTAAATATCATAGAAAGTAGAACATAAACGTGCTAATCCAGCCCTCTCTCATAGCAGACACCAGGTTGATTTGCTGAAGAAACTTGTttgaatttctttataaggCGATAAATATACGGACAGAAACTGTTTAAGAGGAAACGGCTAGAGCTATAAGTGCACTAGCTGAGAGAGAATTTCTTAAGAAAAGATAACTGTATTATAATGGATTTGCGACGTTGCATAAGATCATCTTAGATAGTAAGGTTAAAAACTTCGGCGAGCTTAATTCCATGGCAGAATACAGGAAGCATTTACCAattacaacaaaaaaatcatgtAAATCGTTTAgaacaaatttatttatctaCAAGAAATGTGTGATTTTACACGattcaataaataaattttatattatttctaaGTCTATAAGGGTTTTTTTTCACAAGTAATACATAGGATAGATAGAATATATTTAGTTAAATGGTatcttataattatattattaataaccTCAAAATTTCTATCGTGAAAATAAGCAAACTGTGGGTAATTATTGATGCCAAGTGTCTGTTCTTATAATATTCTATgcaattattatttaaaatctataagtctattattttatacagGATCTATAAACTTGATAatattacatttaaaatttaacttgcaatattttttatgaattaattgtaaaacattaaatacttattgtaaaaataaattttttttatcatcaagaattataaaagtcTCATTTAGTTCAATGGATTTGAATAGAGGTatgtgtttttttaaaatatcttctATCCGAAGGCGTAAATAATTGTTTAATTTGTGtaaattattgttttctGATTCTTTCGGATCTTTgaatttgttttcttttgtGAATTTCATGacttcttttatttaatttcataATTGTTTATGACGtgttgaaaatatttgacatcAAGAATTAAGTCGATATAAAATACCGATCAATTCTTTATTAGTAAATGTGGCTATGGCAAGATTATACCAAATCCTTCACTTCTAATTTTGAATAGAACTTCTCAATGCAACTCATTTCtttgggggggggggggcaAGCCTCAGTATGCTTAGGGGATTGCCCTGACATGTTAATTTATAGATCTTTCGgagtatatttttgaagGTTTAAATGCAGTACTAAGCTGCAGAATAAGACAAGGCGTAAAGAATGAGAAGCAAAGAAAGAGAacgaaattttattgattgTTTGTCAAGTAACAACAACGAATGACTCCTTTGattcaatattaaattatttatttttggtatgttctaatttttttttataacaataCTACTATActtcaaaatttatcatttcgtatttaaaatattaaaaaacaaccCATTTTATGTGGTTTAATTCTTATTACGCTCCTAGTGAACTCAGCCCAGATAAAATTAACAATCTACTTATTAAAACTGCTGAATACATTgtagattataaaaatccaAACATTTACTTTgaaagattaaaaattcttacaattcttaaaatattgttatTTCCATTGATGTCAAATGATAATCTACAACTATATGgtgaagaagaaatttttatcaatgaaaaactaaaattttttcaatatttatacaataaaaagattGAAGATAAACTTGAAGTAAATGACAACGATTTTTCactaaaaaatcttaatgATAATTCTGATGCTTTAtataatgtatttttttataaaaatgaagatcAAGATAAATCACAAGTGTATATTCCAGTTTTAGAATTAAAACAGGATAAAATGAGCAATTCTCGTTTATCTCAAGAAGTTTGTGATGAAATGAGTTATGAATTTTACTTGAAagatatcaaaaatattgaaaaaattaaaagtaaaGATATTAGGAAATGGAATAGTGGAAAGTGTCTGGTGATGTTTTTATTCATTGAAAAACTATTAATGAATTTATCGGCACTAAGTTTTGATCCTATAACTCCTACTTTAATGAGCAATAtggaaaattatttgaaaaGCCAAATTCTTGAAttttcaagaaaaaaagatcCAAATGCGGGAAGAAACTATTACAACGATTTTGAAGAAGTAGCGAATATAATCATATGTCAGATTGATAAAATTACGGATATTATAGAATATATAGATAcgataattaaaaaataaattatatttttaacaaaattttaaattgtctAAGTTATTATctagaatttattattagaagcgtaatatcaaatacttttaaaataaaaaaaagttgttAGAAATAGGAACTTCATTTAAAACCGCCTTTGATATGTTTAATCACAATATAACGAATTTTAAAAcgataaatgttttataaagaGGATATATGCATATATAAGCGCAATAATACAACAatgtaatttaaaaaaagatagaGATTTAGGTCGATAATGTCTATACAATACGAGTAtacttatataatataaaattatatttgattttttttaaataaaatgtttataattataaattagcAAGatgatttaatataattaccAACATTAGCCATGGGAGGATTCTGGATCATTGGAATATTACAAGACTGAGTATTCTGAACAACATTAGATGGCATTACAAATGCAGGCTGAGtcgaaatattatttttacctACCAAGTGCCCATTAGTTTCACACAAATTCTGTTGTAAGAAATTACTGACTTCTGAACATTCCATTTTCCCAGATTTTCGTGCTATCTCGATCCCGTTTTCTCTTAAGATGGTCGTTGGGTATCCTTTTATATTGTCAAAATCGCAACTACAAACCTCACAATTAATTCTTTGAACTGTGATAGGTACACCTTTTAACGATGCATTATAGGCCATCTTTTCCATCTCTGGCATGTATGCTTGACAAAATCGACAATAAGTTGTGTAGTATATCGACAAGACTATACCAGTATTAATACGATCGCAAGATTCAATAGTCTGCGAAAATGTAAAAGACACAAAAACTAAGGAGAATAACATGCTAATCAATGAAAAAaccttttttatattttaatttgaaaCTGTTTCGggttttttgatattaatTTAGCGAATTAAAAACTAGTTGAAAAGAAagtaaaaacaataaattttaaaaataatttaaattttatttacgTTGTGAAATAAAGTGAAGTCAACATGAATCAAATTTTACACGTCAACACAGCCGAAGTAAGAAATCAAGATTGTTTCagaatttgataattaaTTAGTTTTgattatcaaaataaagCGTTGATCATAAAATTGTAGGATTGATCATCATTaagacattttttattggttATTGTGACTCTCACACCTCAACTTACATTTCAATTTTAAGTCTAAATGAAACCTATTTCGcagtaaatttataaaaatgaatcgAACATTAAAATACCGAGTAAAAAGTTTTacttaatattaaaaaataacaaataacATATGATGAATtataacatattttaattattcaGTCTTTAGTAGATTTCATTGGCTTAGAGGCACTTGGTTTAGATAAACAAGTATGAACTTCTCTAAGTGCCAATTTCTTCAATTCTCCTTTAAGTAATATTTCGAACGCAGCTACAATTTCATCAGCTCCAACTGTTTGTTTACTGACCTTTTTAGAGAATTCTGAGGCGACCTCTCCACAGCtagaaataatatcataagCAATAGCGCATAAAATGGCAATAGCCTGGCTGGTAAGGAAGACAGAGTTATCTGGGTTAATATCCTTGGCGATTCTCTTAATAGCTGATTTGAACTGCATACCTGAGCATAAGTTAGacattttcttcttcttctttttgtCTCCTTCTCCTTGCTTAGTATTAATTGGTGCTTTACCGGTATTCTGTTTAGGTGCTTTATTCATTTGTAGATGGTAGGgcaaaaatcaaatttatattttttggaGGTAAAACAACAAGAAAAACAATGAGAAAGGAgggaaaaaacaaaaagacaaaaaaatgatagTAAAAAAGCAGAAAACGCATGAAGAATTTTGCTAAGGATATTTGtaaactttatttaattttcaaaatgtGTACGACAATTTCATGAAAAATTAAGGGatttaaacataaataataagCTCAAATATGAGCTTTTGcttcaaaaaatatgagaTTTGCTGTTTTTAAAACGAGCTGATCTTTTATTGATAGTCAATTGGTCAAAAATgagatgtttttttttttgacaaAACAAACAATACGAAAAAATGGTTAAAAACATTGCAATGATGTTAAAATCACCCAAGAAAATCAattaaagtatttaaatttaattttaagtcgatttttatctttttttctttttattttttggggtcgaaaaataaataaatttagccttatagaaaaacaaataaaaaagaaagaagtcaaaaaaatacttcGAGAGAACATCAGTAGCCAGAAATAAAGAttctttgtaaaataatttaatttagaattatatttatggTTAAGTTCTCGActtacccccccccccccacccctaaaaaaaataaaaaagggggaaaaaataaaaaaaaataaaaaaaggggaaaaaataaaaaaaaataaaaaaacgtTTAATTCTCGACTTAACCCCCcttacccccccccccaaaaaaaaaaaaaaacaaaaaaactattcCACAATTGTAAAGTCTATTTCAGGAACAATATCATAAGCTACAATACTAAAATTAcctatttgaaaaaattctaaCATTTTATCTAATAGATTTTCAcgatatattaatttgaatCTGTTAATGTAAATCTTTCTTACAAGATTCATAATAGTACCATGACTAGTTCCGCCTTTTCTTAGTTCTCTTTTAATAACCGACCACATTCCCTCTATAGTCTGAGTATGCGCACCAGTTATATtatcaacaaaattttggcTGTGATTCACAGTCAAATGTAGATACTCATATTCTGCACAGATTGTTTGAATATCACTATATCCACGCCAACAATCTGTCACAATTGTGGTCCCCGGAGCaatttttcttgtaattAATTCAACAAGAGTAGCTCTTGTTCTATTTTCTACGAtctcaaagaaaaaagaatttgcATCCCCTCTCACAACGCCTCCAACTGCCCATACTTGATATTGAAGAACCCTTCCCGCAtggtttttactttttacaaGTAAAGTTTCATCAATTTCAACAATACAACCGACGCCGCCAATCGTTTGattgtttatatatgttGAATAAGAGACGTACACGGCGTTATTAAAACGCGTAAACCATCTTGATACCGTACATTTACCTATATCAAGTTCTAACGTGGCGGCCAAATTACTTGAACCCTTTACCCATTCGCAAagcaatattaaaagatccTCAATAGGCAATTTTGAGTTCTTAAAAACGCTTTGTTTCATTATGGTTCCTTTGTtagaacattttttaccatCACGTCTTGAATAACAACGATAGTTTTCAGTGTTGGTCCGATTTTGAGTCATTGGTATATTGCATTTATTGCACATAGGGACCctcaaaatgttttttgcaattaaaaattgcattaactcattttttttatagatgagttttctaaattctttaattctCATTATGggtcaaattttttattttttttattttttcccctttttttatttttttttattttttcccctttttttattttttttaggggtgggggggggggtaagTCGAGAACTTAAccatatttattaaataattcgccattttaattaatcatataaaataaaaaatattaaagtatttttattgtaaaatttactCTTCTTCTTCGCTAACTTCCTCTTCTTCCTCTTCTTCTTCATTATCAGattcttcttttttgcTATACTCTGCTTCTCTCTTCTCtttgttaattttatcaGCTTTTTCTTGATAAGCTGCTCTTTCTTCATCTGTGTAAGCCTTCCATTGTTTGGCTAAAGCAGAAGCCACGTCTTTCATCTGCGGCTTCTCTTCTCCCTCCTTGGGAGCCGAAAGAATTGGATATTgttctttaaaataaacattataGGCGCTCCGTGCagttctcttttttttacctCCCGACTTCTCTTCTGTGGCCAAGGCGTCTTTTTGTTTAAGCCATTTCTTGTAATTATCAGTTTTCTTATAAGCTTCAAATTCCTTAAGATAAGCTTCTTTCTCCTTCTGGTATTCGCTTTTAATACTTTCTTTTTCGTCTTCGCTTACTGATTTCCACATGTCGCCAAGTACCTTCCCTCGTTGGCCTATTGTCATGGACTGCAATGAGGGGTCTTTCGAACTTTGCTCCTGACCCCATCTCAAGTAAGGCGTTAAAGGCGCTTTTGGTGCATTCTTATCTTTAAGCTTTTTTACagtcttttttttaagtccTTTTGCTGCAGTTCTTGTGGCCATTGGGgctaaaatcaaaaaataataaagctGCGAAAAAGGCGGTTAAACGGAAA
Above is a window of Vairimorpha necatrix chromosome 2, complete sequence DNA encoding:
- a CDS encoding high mobility group protein → MATRTAAKGLKKKTVKKLKDKNAPKAPLTPYLRWGQEQSSKDPSLQSMTIGQRGKVLGDMWKSVSEDEKESIKSEYQKEKEAYLKEFEAYKKTDNYKKWLKQKDALATEEKSGGKKKRTARSAYNVYFKEQYPILSAPKEGEEKPQMKDVASALAKQWKAYTDEERAAYQEKADKINKEKREAEYSKKEESDNEEEEEEEEVSEEEE
- a CDS encoding histone H2B, with the protein product MNKAPKQNTGKAPINTKQGEGDKKKKKKMSNLCSGMQFKSAIKRIAKDINPDNSVFLTSQAIAILCAIAYDIISSCGEVASEFSKKVSKQTVGADEIVAAFEILLKGELKKLALREVHTCLSKPSASKPMKSTKD
- a CDS encoding thioredoxin-1, with protein sequence MLFSLVFVSFTFSQTIESCDRINTGIVLSIYYTTYCRFCQAYMPEMEKMAYNASLKGVPITVQRINCEVCSCDFDNIKGYPTTILRENGIEIARKSGKMECSEVSNFLQQNLCETNGHLVGKNNISTQPAFVMPSNVVQNTQSCNIPMIQNPPMANVGNYIKSSC